The Thermosipho melanesiensis BI429 sequence GTAGCACTTGATAAGGTTCAAAAAGCAGGATTAAAAGAAGTAGCTCAAAACGGAGACAATTTAGAGCTTACATTCGATCTCCAAAAATGGTGGTAATTTAAGAAAAAGGTCATAATACTAAGAAAAAAGAAAATAACATTTCATAAATATGTATAAACCAAAAAAATGGCCCTTTACATTACAGGGCCATTTTTTGATATAATCATGTTAGTTGATTGAAGCAATCAACTAACATGGAGGGATAAAATGCTAACAACGTCGCTGGAAAAGATCCTTAAATTTTCCTGGAAACAAAAGACAATTACCGCAAAACAAATTACAAATTCCTTGGGACTTGAAAAATCCACTGTATCAAGAAATATTTCAAAACTAAGAGAAAAGGAAATACTTTTAAAAGTTAACGAAATATCTCCGTCTTCACTTGGCGGAAGAAAAACTATTGTTTATTCATTCAACAAGGAAAAAGCATACGTTCTTGGAATTTCCATAGAACAAGATGGGATTGAAGTTGTAAAAACCAATCTCTTTTCTGAAATAATATATAAAAAAAAGTTAAACAAAAAAATATCAAAAGAAAATATAACAGAAGAAATTGATAAGATTTTAAAAACTCATCAAGATGTAATAGGTGTTGGAATTTCTATTCCAGGCATTGTTAAAAACAACACAGTAATTTTTTCTGAAGCTTTAAATCTTAAAAACTTCAACATTGTAAATAATTTAAACGCCTCAATTCCCATGTTTGTTGAAAAAGATTCGTTATGTGGAGCTATAAGGTATTCCTTAAAAAATAAAAACATTATTTATTTTCAATTTTCCATACCATATTACGTCAACGAACCAGTGGGATTTGGCGTGGGACTTGTCTTAAATGGAAAACCATATTATGGAAACAGCTTTTTTGCTGGTGAATACAAATTAAACAAATGTATATACAATCAAAAAATCCCTTTAGAAAAATTTTTCGACTTAGAAGTAAATATAGACAATTATCTTCAGAAAGTTTCCGAAAAAATAGGTGTCATTTCAAGTGTATTTGATCCAGAAATCATGGTTATAGGAGGAAATATCACTTTACTTCCACAAATTTCACATATAAAAGAATATCTAATGTCTGAAATATACATGATTAACAATAGAAATATTGAAATTAAGATAGAAGATGGTAGGGAATTTGTAAACGCAGAAGGAGCAGCCATAAACGTTTTAAACACAATATTTTCCAACAAAAAATGGCTAGAATATTTTTACAAGAAGGTGATTTACGGTGCTTGATGACTTTGGAAATTTACTATTTATAGGATTTCAACAATCATTAAACACAGAAATAATAAAAAAGTACAATCCCACAGGTGTAATTTTATATCCCAAAAATATGGAAGATGTTTATTTATTACAAATAATTATGGAAAAACTCTATACTCTAATGGACCATGGGTATAGATTTCTCATATCCTCAGACCACGAAGGAGGTCAACTTGAAACCATACCTAACATTTTTCCCTCACCTGGAAATCTCGCAATAGGAAAAGTGGGCAGAGCATACAGTTACGGTGAATACCTTGGCAAAATGTTGAAGATGCATGGATTTAACATGGTATTTGCTCCTGTTGTCGATGTAAAACACCCCAATTCAAGTCATGTCACTGGTTTTAGAGCTTATTCAAGCGACCACAAGATTGTCGAAAAAAGCGCAAAAGAATTTATCCTTGGCCTAAAAAAACACAAAATTGCAGCAACATTAAAACATTTCCCAGGACATGGAAAAGCAATAGAAGATTCCCACTTTACACTTCCTGTAGTTAAAGACTTTGTTGAAAATGATAACGATATATTAATATTCAAAAACTTGTCAAAAGAAGTAGATTTCATTATGACTGCACATATACTTTATCCCAAAATCGATAATGTAATCGCTACACTATCAAAAAAATTCCTAACAAATATCTTGAAAGAAAAGTATAAATACAACGGATTAATAATCTCAGATGCACTAGAAATGAAAGCGTTATATGACAATTACTCTCCCAAAGAAATTATCAAAAAATTCTTTGAATCAGGTGGAGATATCTTATTAATAGGCGATATAGAAAAGCATTTTGAAATTGTAAATACATTTTACTCGATGATTAAAAACAAAGAACTTGATGTTGATTTTCTAAAAGAAAAAATTTCCAAAATAAAAAAAATAAAGGAAAAATATATAGAACCCACATATTATGCAAGATTTCTTTCAGATATTGCAAAAAAAGCCATAGAATACAACCTTAAATCACCTACAAAAAACCCCGACTTTTTAATCCCCACTCCAAAAAATCTAAGCCTTGCAGACACCTCAGAAAAAGATTTAAAACATTTAAAACTCTTAATTAAAACAGAATTTCCAAAATCAAAAATTTTTGAAAAAAAATACGAATTTGAAGACACGGTAGTTTATTTTGTCTTAGACAAAGTAAAAAAAATACGTGCAAAAAGGGTTGTCTACGTATTTTTAAGAAAATTTTTTAACACAACAAATGAATATATTCTTCCATATTCTTCTAAATTAATATCCATATACCATGTCTTACAACTTCTAAAAGGGGAGGGATTAACATGAGAAAATTTTTAGTGATTTTTTTAGCTTTGATTGTCATATTTAGTTTTGCAAAAACCAAACTCACATTTTGGGGATTTATGATGAACGATGAACACGCAAAAAAGGTGTTAGAAAAGTTCATGGCAGAAAACCCTGATATTGAAGTAGAGTACGTACAACTTTCTTGGTCAAACGGTTTTGACAAAATAGTAACAGCAATAGCAGGTGGAGAAGATTTAGACGTTGTTGAACTAGGAAATACTTGGGTTGCAAACTTTGCTGAAAGAAAAGCACTTGAAAACATGGATAATTTCTACAAAACATATGGAAACAACTATGTAGGTTGGGATACAGTATACTATGAGGGTAGTTATTGGGCAGTTCCTTGGTTACTTGGAACAAGGGCACTATTCTACAATCTAGATCTTTTTGACAAGGCTGGGTTAGATCCAGAAAATCCACCAAAAACTTGGGAAGAACTTTACAATGCTGCAAAAGATATAGATTCACTTGGAGAAGATATATACGGCTTTGGTATGCCCGCAGGTGAAAATTACAGTCCTTGGCAACAATGGTTCTTACCCGCTGTTTGGGGAACAGGCGGAGATATTATCTCAGAAGATGGAAAAAGAGCACTTCTTACCTCATGCAAGGTAAATGAAACGGCAAAGTTCTATAAAGCACTTTCAAAGTACTCTCTTAAAACCAAACAAGCAGATCTTGCAAAAGCATTTGGAGAAGGGAAAATTGGTATGTATGTAAGTGGAGCATGGGATATTGATTATCTTGAAACAAATTATCCAGAATTACCATTTAACGTCGTATTTATCCCCAAACCTGCATCATGGTATGGAACACACGCATCTTTTGCCGGCGCAGAAGTACTCGCTATTATGAAACACTCAAAACATAAAAAAGAGGCACAAAAACTAGTAGAGTTTCTGATAAAACCTGACATTGCTATGGAAGTTGCGATGATTTGGCCAGCAATATTCCCATCTCACGTTGATGCGGGAAAAGATCCTTGGTTTGAAGATCATCCAATGCACAAAGTATTTTATGAACAAAATGCATATGCAAAACCTGTTCCGCCTATTCCTGCGTGGCCAAAAGTGCAGGCAGTACTAACAGAAGCTATAGAAAAAATAATATTGGAAGATGCAGACGTTGATTCTGTGTTATTCGAATACAACATGAAAATTCAAAAGATATTAGATGGTGAATAAAAAGGTTCCCCTGCCATATGGCAGGGGATTATTGGGGTGGTTAGTTTGAAAAAAAAGGTAAGATATAATTTGGAAACTTTTCTTCTTCTTTCACCTTTTTTAATATTATTTGCGGTATTTGGGATATTTCCCATAGTATACTCATTTTTTATGAGTTTCACTGATTACTCTGCTCTAAGTCCAGAATTTAACTTTGTCGGCTTAAAAAACTACATAAAAGCATTCCAAGATGAAGTCTTTTTAGTCGCATTGAAAAACACGGTAATTTTTGTAGTGGGAACTATTCCATTTACCACTGTATTTTCACTATTACTTGCCGTACTTATAAACAGCAAATTTCTTCCACTAAAAGATTTATTTAAAGCAGGTTTTTTCTTACCATCTGTTATTTCCATGGTTGTTATATCCACAACATGGATGTATCTTTACAGTGCTGATGGTTTTTTCAACAAAATGTTAGAATTCTTTGGACAAAATCCTATTCCAACAAGTTGGCTTGCTAACACAAAAACAGCCCTTTTATCTATAATGATAATGGATATTTGGGCTGCTATTGGATATTATACCATCTTATTTCTTGCGGGGCTCCAAAGTATACCTCAGCAGCTATACGAAGCCGCAGCAATAGATGGTGCAAATAAAACAAAAATGTTTTTTAAAATCACCCTTCCACTTTTAAAACCAACTATGTATTTCGTTATAGCATTAAATACTATAAGATCTTTTCAAATATTTTCGGAAATATTCACAATGACAGGTGGAGGACCTATGAACGCAACACAAACTATTGTACACTATCTATACATAGTAGGTTTTAGAAACTTTGAGATGGGTTATGCTTCTGCAATAGCGTACATACTTGTATTAATCATCTTAACTATAACATTATTACAGGGAAAACTTCTTAGGAGTGAAAATTTATGAAAAAGTACCTACTCTTAATCTTAATGTTTGTACTATTAATCTTATCTCTTTTTCCAATGATTTCTATGTTTTACACCGCAGTAATTCCTAGCGGTAATTTGACTAAGGTTATTAAAGAACGGTATATAAACGATTTTGAAACAAAATACGCTATATATTTAAAAAGAAAAGTAAAGGGAAACTTTAAACTGATAAATGATTCTTCCCAAAGTACAAAATCAATTCTTGCAAATGGTGATATAACACTTTTAACGGATAAACTCGACATAAGAGTAGCAAAACATATCGAATTTTGGGCAAAAGGTAATGAAAATTTTTCCGTTGAAATCATTGATGCGTTTGGAAAAAACACAATAAAAAAATTTAATGGTAGTAATGATTGGTATAAATATACCATAAGTGATATAAAAGGAATTGATTTAAGATATATTTCAAAAATAATATTTCACTTTAATGATAAACATTACCTAGATGATGTAAAACTTATTTATAAATTTCCAACTCTTTTAAATTTCGTTAACGTTTTAAAAGAAGATTTATTTGGAAGGTATATATTTAACAGTTTTCTTGTTTCTACAATTGTCGTTATTGGAAATATTATCTTCTCCACTATGGTCGCATATGCTTTTGCAAGGAGAAAATTCTTTGGAAAAAATCTACTTTTTTCCATAATTCTCGCAACTATGATGATTCCACCTCAAGTAACCATTATTCCCATATTCATTTTAATGAAAAAATTTGGATGGATAGATACCTACTTTGCACTTACAGTTCCCATGCTTGTAACACCTTTTAGCATCTTTTTATTAAAACAATACATCGAACAACTACCAGTTGAATTAGAACAAGCGGCATACGTAGATGGTGCAAATACCTTTCAAATACTTTTTAAAATTGTATTCCCATTATCAAAACCAGCTATTGCAGTTATGGCTATAAACACCTTTATTGCAACTTGGAATGACCTTTTCTATCCCCTTGTTATGACAAATTCAAGGGAGATGAGAACAGTGCAAGTAGGACTTGCCATGTACCAAAAACTAAATCAAATAGATTGGCCAAGGTTAATGGCCGCTTCTTCTATAATTGGTATTCCAGTAATTATTGTATTCTTAGTTTTCCAAAAACAGATTATTTCAGGGATTACAAAGGGGGCTTTAAAAGGATGAATTACACATATTTAGAAATCACACGTATTCCAAAACTTTTAAAAATGATAGGAAATTACTCTCTTGAATTTTCCAATTCAAAAATGTATACATTTGTTGGTTGTGGTTCTTCGTACAACCTTGCGTATACTGCTTCAAATGTCTTAAAAAATTTTGGGATAAAATCAAATGTGATGACAGGTGGAAAAGTGGTAGCCTTTAATTACGCTCCAAAGACAGATGTGGGGATATTTATCTCAAGAACAGGTGAATCAACGGAAACAGTTAAAGCCGCTGAAATTTTTAAGGAACACGGGATACACACAATAGGTATTACCTGCGAAAAAGGCACATCTCTTGAAAAAGTCTGCTCGCAAACATTTTCATTTGATTTTTTACACGAAGAAAGTATTGTAATGACTGGTTCTTTTGTATCAATATTACATTTCCTAATAAAAAAAGAAAACATTGACGAAATTTCTTCAAAAATAATCTACGATTCTGAAGTGATACTTGATAAAATAAACTTAAAAGGGTACAACCATTTTGTGTTTTTGGGATTTGATGAAGAATACGGTATCTCAAAAGAAGGAGCACTAAAAATTCAAGAAATGGCTAAACAATTTGTAGAGTTTCATGAACCTTTAGAATATAGACATGGTCCTATTTCAAGATTAACTGAAAATTCCCTTGTTGTAATTAATTCCAAAGATACCAAGTATGAATTTCAATTGAAAAAAGAGCTTGAAAAACATACAAAAGTAATTTATTTGGGAAAAAACGGAGATTTAGATATAGAATACAACAAAGGGCTTGAAACTCCTTTAAAAATTATTTTTTCACAAATTCTTGCATACAAAAAGGCAATAATTTCCGGTTTAAACCCAGATAAACCGGATAAGTTATCAAAAAGTGTGATACTTTAGGAGGAAAAATATGGTTGTGGAAAAAGCGCTTATTGTAGACCCCATTGAAGGTGAATATACAGGGGATGTGGAGTTTGAAGAAGAGATTATAAATATAAAAAGATATGATTGCACTCCTAAATACGTTTTAATGCCGGGTTTTGTTGATACACATACACATGGATATATGGGAATAGATTGTATGAACGCAAACAAGGAGGATTTTGAAAAATGGGCAGAATACGTATCAAAAGATGGCGTAACATATCTATTTCCAACAACTGTTTCTCACAACTTTGAAAAATTAAATAAAGTAACAGAAAACTTTTCAAGCGCTAATCATCACTCTCTTATTGGACTTCACTTTGAAGGTCCATTTATCAATCCCAAAAAATCCGGGGCTCAAAATATTGGATATATAAAAGATTATGAAGGGAAATTGCCATCTTTAAAAAA is a genomic window containing:
- a CDS encoding extracellular solute-binding protein, with the protein product MRKFLVIFLALIVIFSFAKTKLTFWGFMMNDEHAKKVLEKFMAENPDIEVEYVQLSWSNGFDKIVTAIAGGEDLDVVELGNTWVANFAERKALENMDNFYKTYGNNYVGWDTVYYEGSYWAVPWLLGTRALFYNLDLFDKAGLDPENPPKTWEELYNAAKDIDSLGEDIYGFGMPAGENYSPWQQWFLPAVWGTGGDIISEDGKRALLTSCKVNETAKFYKALSKYSLKTKQADLAKAFGEGKIGMYVSGAWDIDYLETNYPELPFNVVFIPKPASWYGTHASFAGAEVLAIMKHSKHKKEAQKLVEFLIKPDIAMEVAMIWPAIFPSHVDAGKDPWFEDHPMHKVFYEQNAYAKPVPPIPAWPKVQAVLTEAIEKIILEDADVDSVLFEYNMKIQKILDGE
- a CDS encoding ROK family transcriptional regulator, with product MLTTSLEKILKFSWKQKTITAKQITNSLGLEKSTVSRNISKLREKEILLKVNEISPSSLGGRKTIVYSFNKEKAYVLGISIEQDGIEVVKTNLFSEIIYKKKLNKKISKENITEEIDKILKTHQDVIGVGISIPGIVKNNTVIFSEALNLKNFNIVNNLNASIPMFVEKDSLCGAIRYSLKNKNIIYFQFSIPYYVNEPVGFGVGLVLNGKPYYGNSFFAGEYKLNKCIYNQKIPLEKFFDLEVNIDNYLQKVSEKIGVISSVFDPEIMVIGGNITLLPQISHIKEYLMSEIYMINNRNIEIKIEDGREFVNAEGAAINVLNTIFSNKKWLEYFYKKVIYGA
- a CDS encoding carbohydrate ABC transporter permease; translated protein: MVSLKKKVRYNLETFLLLSPFLILFAVFGIFPIVYSFFMSFTDYSALSPEFNFVGLKNYIKAFQDEVFLVALKNTVIFVVGTIPFTTVFSLLLAVLINSKFLPLKDLFKAGFFLPSVISMVVISTTWMYLYSADGFFNKMLEFFGQNPIPTSWLANTKTALLSIMIMDIWAAIGYYTILFLAGLQSIPQQLYEAAAIDGANKTKMFFKITLPLLKPTMYFVIALNTIRSFQIFSEIFTMTGGGPMNATQTIVHYLYIVGFRNFEMGYASAIAYILVLIILTITLLQGKLLRSENL
- a CDS encoding carbohydrate ABC transporter permease gives rise to the protein MKKYLLLILMFVLLILSLFPMISMFYTAVIPSGNLTKVIKERYINDFETKYAIYLKRKVKGNFKLINDSSQSTKSILANGDITLLTDKLDIRVAKHIEFWAKGNENFSVEIIDAFGKNTIKKFNGSNDWYKYTISDIKGIDLRYISKIIFHFNDKHYLDDVKLIYKFPTLLNFVNVLKEDLFGRYIFNSFLVSTIVVIGNIIFSTMVAYAFARRKFFGKNLLFSIILATMMIPPQVTIIPIFILMKKFGWIDTYFALTVPMLVTPFSIFLLKQYIEQLPVELEQAAYVDGANTFQILFKIVFPLSKPAIAVMAINTFIATWNDLFYPLVMTNSREMRTVQVGLAMYQKLNQIDWPRLMAASSIIGIPVIIVFLVFQKQIISGITKGALKG
- a CDS encoding glycoside hydrolase family 3 N-terminal domain-containing protein, whose amino-acid sequence is MLDDFGNLLFIGFQQSLNTEIIKKYNPTGVILYPKNMEDVYLLQIIMEKLYTLMDHGYRFLISSDHEGGQLETIPNIFPSPGNLAIGKVGRAYSYGEYLGKMLKMHGFNMVFAPVVDVKHPNSSHVTGFRAYSSDHKIVEKSAKEFILGLKKHKIAATLKHFPGHGKAIEDSHFTLPVVKDFVENDNDILIFKNLSKEVDFIMTAHILYPKIDNVIATLSKKFLTNILKEKYKYNGLIISDALEMKALYDNYSPKEIIKKFFESGGDILLIGDIEKHFEIVNTFYSMIKNKELDVDFLKEKISKIKKIKEKYIEPTYYARFLSDIAKKAIEYNLKSPTKNPDFLIPTPKNLSLADTSEKDLKHLKLLIKTEFPKSKIFEKKYEFEDTVVYFVLDKVKKIRAKRVVYVFLRKFFNTTNEYILPYSSKLISIYHVLQLLKGEGLT
- a CDS encoding SIS domain-containing protein: MNYTYLEITRIPKLLKMIGNYSLEFSNSKMYTFVGCGSSYNLAYTASNVLKNFGIKSNVMTGGKVVAFNYAPKTDVGIFISRTGESTETVKAAEIFKEHGIHTIGITCEKGTSLEKVCSQTFSFDFLHEESIVMTGSFVSILHFLIKKENIDEISSKIIYDSEVILDKINLKGYNHFVFLGFDEEYGISKEGALKIQEMAKQFVEFHEPLEYRHGPISRLTENSLVVINSKDTKYEFQLKKELEKHTKVIYLGKNGDLDIEYNKGLETPLKIIFSQILAYKKAIISGLNPDKPDKLSKSVIL